One Cohnella candidum genomic region harbors:
- a CDS encoding Gfo/Idh/MocA family protein, with the protein MKPFKVGIIGVGNISPIYFEAGRKFDIIEIAACADMDVQRAAARAQEFGIPKACSVEELLADPEIDMVVNLTIPNAHADIHLKILEAGKHAYGEKPLATLLEDGRLVLAKAEEKGLRIGSAPDTFLGGGIQTCRKLVDEGWIGEPIAATAFMMYHGPEIFHPNPDFLYQKGAGPLFDMGPYYLTALINLIGPIRRVTGSARITFPERTVTNPSNYGRKFPVETPTHIAGVLDFENGAVATLITSFDVWGTKTPYIEVHGTEGTLLVPDPNTFGGPVYIKRYGHTDFAEVPLTHGYTENSRGLGLVDMAYSIREGVPHKANGELAYHVLEAMHGILQASQEGKHYELTSTCAKPAPLPMNFLR; encoded by the coding sequence GTGAAACCGTTCAAAGTGGGGATTATCGGCGTCGGCAACATCAGCCCGATTTATTTCGAAGCGGGCCGCAAGTTCGACATCATCGAAATCGCGGCATGCGCGGACATGGATGTGCAGAGAGCGGCCGCCAGAGCTCAGGAATTCGGCATTCCCAAGGCGTGTTCGGTGGAGGAACTGCTCGCCGATCCGGAAATCGACATGGTCGTCAACCTGACGATTCCGAATGCGCATGCGGACATTCATCTCAAAATCCTCGAAGCCGGCAAGCATGCCTACGGAGAGAAACCGCTGGCGACGCTACTGGAGGACGGCCGCCTCGTTTTGGCCAAAGCGGAAGAGAAGGGGCTGCGGATCGGCTCCGCTCCGGACACGTTCCTGGGCGGCGGCATCCAAACCTGCCGCAAGCTGGTGGACGAAGGCTGGATCGGCGAACCGATCGCCGCGACGGCGTTCATGATGTACCACGGGCCGGAAATTTTCCACCCGAACCCGGATTTCCTGTACCAGAAGGGCGCGGGACCGCTGTTCGACATGGGGCCTTACTACCTGACGGCGCTGATTAACTTGATCGGTCCTATCCGCCGCGTAACGGGTTCGGCCCGCATCACGTTCCCGGAGCGGACCGTCACCAACCCGAGCAACTACGGGCGCAAATTCCCGGTCGAAACCCCGACGCACATCGCGGGCGTGCTGGATTTCGAGAACGGGGCGGTGGCTACCCTCATTACGAGCTTCGACGTTTGGGGCACCAAGACGCCTTACATCGAAGTCCACGGCACGGAAGGCACGCTGCTGGTTCCGGACCCGAATACGTTCGGAGGACCGGTTTACATTAAGAGATACGGCCACACCGATTTCGCCGAAGTGCCTCTGACTCACGGTTATACGGAGAACAGCCGGGGACTGGGCCTGGTGGATATGGCTTACTCTATCCGCGAAGGCGTTCCGCACAAAGCGAACGGAGAGCTGGCTTACCACGTGCTCGAAGCGATGCACGGCATTCTTCAGGCATCGCAGGAAGGCAAGCACTACGAGCTGACCAGCACGTGCGCGAAACCGGCGCCGCTGCCGATGAATTTCTTGCGGTAA
- a CDS encoding homocysteine synthase, whose protein sequence is MSEERKLQPETLAVHAGQQLDPATLSRAVPIYQTTSYGFRDTEHAANLFALKEFGNIYTRIMNPTSDVFEQRVAALEGGVGALAVSSGQAAITYSILNIAGAGDEIVSSSTLYGGTYNLFAHSLAKLGIKVHFVDAGDPENFRKAITSKTKALYAETIGNPKGDVLDIAAVAAIAHENGIPLIVDNTFPSPYLLRPIEHGADIVLHSATKFIGGHGTSIGGIVVDGGKFDWAASGKFPGLTDPDPSYHGVAYTAALGPLAYIIKMRVQLLRDMGAALSPFNSFLLLQGLETLHLRMERHSQNALAVAKFLEANPAVDSVSYPGLESHESYGLAKKYLPKGQGAILTFEIKGGVDAGRKLIDSVKLFSHLANVGDSKSLIIHPASTTHQQLGEAEQASAGVTPGLIRLSVGTEAIDDILFDLEQAIKASQA, encoded by the coding sequence GTGTCAGAAGAGAGAAAGCTACAGCCTGAAACGTTAGCGGTCCATGCCGGACAGCAGCTGGATCCGGCGACTTTGTCCCGCGCGGTACCGATCTATCAGACGACTTCCTACGGCTTCCGGGATACCGAGCATGCCGCCAACCTGTTTGCCCTGAAAGAGTTCGGCAACATTTATACCCGTATCATGAACCCGACCTCCGACGTATTCGAGCAGCGCGTAGCGGCGCTGGAAGGCGGCGTCGGCGCACTGGCCGTGTCGTCCGGTCAAGCGGCGATCACGTACTCGATTCTGAACATCGCGGGCGCCGGCGACGAGATCGTATCGTCCTCCACGTTGTATGGCGGTACTTACAACCTGTTCGCGCATTCGCTGGCGAAGCTGGGCATCAAGGTGCATTTCGTGGACGCCGGCGATCCGGAAAACTTCCGCAAAGCGATCACGAGCAAGACGAAAGCGTTGTATGCCGAGACGATCGGCAACCCCAAAGGCGACGTCCTCGACATCGCGGCGGTGGCTGCCATCGCGCATGAGAACGGCATCCCGCTCATCGTGGACAACACGTTCCCGAGCCCGTACCTGCTCCGTCCGATCGAGCATGGGGCCGACATCGTCCTTCACTCCGCCACCAAATTCATCGGCGGTCACGGCACGTCCATCGGCGGCATCGTCGTCGACGGCGGCAAATTCGACTGGGCGGCCAGCGGCAAGTTCCCGGGCTTGACCGATCCGGATCCGAGCTATCACGGCGTGGCGTATACCGCCGCTCTCGGACCGCTCGCTTATATTATCAAAATGCGCGTGCAGCTGCTCCGCGACATGGGCGCGGCGCTTTCGCCGTTCAACTCGTTCTTGCTGCTGCAAGGCCTCGAGACGCTGCACCTCCGGATGGAGCGCCACAGCCAGAACGCGCTGGCGGTCGCGAAGTTCCTGGAAGCGAACCCGGCGGTCGATTCGGTGAGCTACCCGGGACTCGAAAGCCACGAGTCGTACGGTTTGGCGAAGAAATACCTGCCGAAGGGCCAAGGAGCCATCTTGACCTTCGAAATCAAAGGCGGCGTCGATGCGGGACGCAAGCTGATCGATTCCGTGAAGCTGTTCTCCCACCTCGCCAACGTGGGCGACTCCAAGTCGCTGATCATCCATCCGGCGAGCACGACGCACCAGCAGCTGGGCGAAGCCGAGCAAGCTTCCGCAGGCGTAACGCCGGGACTGATCCGTCTGTCCGTCGGCACCGAAGCGATCGACGACATCCTGTTCGATCTCGAGCAAGCGATCAAAGCCAGCCAGGCCTAA
- a CDS encoding tetratricopeptide repeat protein, producing the protein MKTTPSWSRRLAGLALSLTVAASFTSAIGAIGAAPSAVYAASAQSTDPVSQPVWPVLLYEENDPGRVLPSLREYVAQELKMSKDEASYMEGDPFYEVNLGGMPDGYFRQFLVATYAGEHFYLLLLATDKSVTHIRTLDTVSEDDEGDIIINTAKFDLEVEGSKITLWSQAPYRAFQSDATLEWDGSKLNVLSHEYSDPTDDYFQQKDALLKKSDLTGLMKLEGDGETGVMYPAFYEEYFSLAAPTLQLAYKKSLDAYKKGDAKSAANMLQYGLRQYAEPYGLWEWSTGKLTAADLKTADADFHPEGRLPAATFIPMLNDYGFFLSEAKRYKEAKPILLNVIQLAPTRAVAYLNAADTEWALGDKKNAKAHYQKYLKLLGKNASKAPARVQQRIKAK; encoded by the coding sequence TTGAAAACCACCCCATCTTGGAGCCGGCGTCTCGCCGGACTGGCACTCAGCCTGACGGTTGCGGCATCTTTCACTTCCGCAATCGGAGCCATCGGCGCGGCCCCTTCCGCCGTCTATGCGGCGTCTGCCCAATCCACGGATCCCGTATCGCAGCCCGTCTGGCCGGTACTGCTGTATGAAGAGAACGATCCGGGGCGCGTGCTTCCTTCCCTCCGGGAATACGTCGCCCAAGAGCTCAAGATGTCGAAAGACGAAGCGAGTTATATGGAAGGAGATCCCTTCTACGAAGTCAATCTCGGCGGGATGCCGGACGGCTACTTCCGGCAGTTTCTCGTCGCCACATACGCCGGCGAGCACTTTTACCTTCTTTTATTGGCGACCGACAAGTCCGTGACTCACATTCGGACTCTGGATACCGTAAGCGAAGACGACGAAGGCGACATCATCATCAACACGGCGAAGTTCGACCTCGAGGTGGAAGGCAGCAAAATCACGCTCTGGAGCCAAGCCCCGTACCGCGCGTTCCAGTCGGATGCCACGCTGGAGTGGGACGGCAGCAAGCTGAACGTCCTGTCCCACGAGTACAGCGATCCTACCGATGATTATTTTCAGCAGAAAGACGCTTTGCTTAAAAAATCCGACTTGACCGGTCTCATGAAACTGGAAGGCGACGGCGAAACCGGCGTGATGTACCCGGCTTTTTACGAGGAATACTTCTCCCTGGCCGCCCCGACGCTTCAGTTGGCTTATAAGAAATCCCTGGACGCGTACAAGAAAGGCGATGCCAAGTCCGCGGCGAACATGCTGCAATACGGACTCCGGCAATACGCCGAGCCCTACGGACTGTGGGAATGGAGCACTGGGAAGCTGACGGCGGCGGACCTCAAAACCGCCGACGCCGATTTCCATCCCGAAGGCCGTTTGCCGGCCGCCACTTTCATTCCCATGCTGAACGATTACGGCTTCTTCCTGTCGGAAGCCAAACGCTACAAAGAAGCCAAACCGATTCTGCTCAACGTGATCCAGCTGGCTCCTACCCGTGCGGTAGCTTACCTCAACGCAGCGGATACGGAATGGGCGCTTGGGGACAAGAAAAACGCCAAAGCCCACTACCAGAAATATTTGAAGCTGCTCGGCAAAAACGCCTCCAAGGCGCCTGCCCGGGTGCAGCAACGTATCAAGGCCAAGTAA
- a CDS encoding SepM family pheromone-processing serine protease, translating to MSTPKASFFRRYLTAIILVILLLVVGAAQFLSWPYVIYGPGSAEPVHPRVETGHKLDEKGSILFTTVSTYSKPSALSLAYAWLNPRMDIHTEQEATGGTTNMAAYRNLLSWMRDSSEATAMLAAYGAMDRKIDVQQKGVIVVNFLKESKADDNGLQEGDIITSVDGKATLKAEDLVAALSSRKPGDKVQLAGTRGGKPFKVTVPLIEMPDTHRPGIGFQNNSVIKVTPPDPVKFDFNDVGGPSAGLMMTIEIVAQLTGEDLSRGYRIAGTGTIDGDGQVGLIGGIQYKLMAADKENVDYFLVPYTQYGIENWKNGQSPSQTVTSIHSVVQGFDNWNTAEKTVKDLKLKPKLVPVSSLKDALAFLRSLPPKK from the coding sequence TTGTCCACTCCCAAAGCGTCCTTCTTCAGGCGCTATCTCACCGCGATTATCCTCGTCATTCTGCTGCTCGTCGTCGGCGCCGCGCAGTTCCTGTCCTGGCCTTACGTCATCTACGGTCCGGGATCGGCCGAGCCCGTGCATCCGCGCGTGGAAACGGGCCATAAGCTCGACGAAAAAGGCTCGATCCTGTTCACGACGGTGTCCACCTACTCCAAGCCCAGCGCACTGTCGCTCGCCTATGCATGGCTGAATCCGCGGATGGATATCCACACCGAGCAAGAAGCGACCGGCGGCACGACGAATATGGCCGCTTACCGCAACCTGCTCTCCTGGATGCGCGACAGCTCCGAAGCGACCGCGATGCTCGCCGCTTACGGCGCCATGGACCGCAAAATCGACGTCCAGCAGAAAGGCGTCATCGTCGTCAATTTCCTTAAGGAATCCAAAGCGGACGATAACGGCCTTCAGGAAGGCGACATCATCACGTCCGTCGACGGCAAAGCCACGTTGAAGGCGGAGGATTTGGTCGCCGCTCTCTCCTCCCGCAAGCCCGGAGACAAAGTACAGCTGGCCGGCACGAGGGGCGGAAAGCCGTTCAAGGTCACAGTGCCGCTCATCGAAATGCCGGACACACATCGGCCGGGCATCGGCTTCCAAAACAACAGCGTCATCAAAGTCACGCCCCCGGATCCGGTCAAATTCGATTTCAACGACGTCGGCGGCCCCTCGGCGGGGCTGATGATGACGATCGAAATCGTGGCGCAGCTGACGGGCGAGGACCTCAGCCGCGGTTACCGCATCGCGGGAACCGGCACGATCGACGGGGACGGCCAGGTCGGACTCATCGGCGGCATTCAATATAAGCTGATGGCCGCCGATAAAGAAAACGTCGACTACTTCCTCGTGCCGTATACCCAATACGGGATCGAGAATTGGAAGAACGGACAATCGCCGAGCCAAACGGTGACGTCCATCCATTCCGTCGTGCAAGGGTTCGACAACTGGAATACGGCCGAGAAAACGGTCAAAGACTTGAAGCTGAAGCCGAAGCTGGTCCCGGTGTCCTCCCTGAAGGATGCGCTGGCTTTCCTGCGTTCGCTTCCGCCGAAGAAATGA
- the acnA gene encoding aconitate hydratase AcnA, whose protein sequence is MSTLPYQVQADLQSSGQTFRYYRLQALEEQGLGPVSKLPFSMKVLLEAAVRQFDGRGITLEHIKQLATWAEGREDKEIPLIPARIVLQDFTGVPVVVDLAAMRDTVKQAGGDPKRINPLVPVDLVIDHSVMVDAFGSPEALKYNMDIEFERNEERYRFLRWAQTAFDNFRAVPPATGIVHQVNLEYLASVAAKKNKDGVTEVFPDSLVGTDSHTTMINGLGVVGWGVGGIEAEACMLGQPLYFVMPEVIGFKLTGKLSEGATATDLALTVTEILRKKGVVGKFVEFFGPGLSNITLADRATVANMAPEYGATIGFFPVDSETLNYLRLTGRDDKQIELVEAYYKANGMFRTDETPDPVFTDVIELDLSTIVPSLAGPKRPQDRVELTAMKKAFNDIIRTPIDKGGYGLSDSKIDETVEVKHPSGQSSRFGTGAVVIAAITSCTNTSNPSVMLGAGLVAKKAVERGLKKPGYVKSSLTPGSLVVTDYLTKAGLLPFLEQLGFHVAGYGCATCIGNSGPLPDEVSLAIAENDMTVAAVLSGNRNFEGRVHAQVKANYLASPPLVVAYALAGTVNIDLANDPIGFDGNNQPVYLKDIWPTNEEIQQAIATALNPEMFRSKYEHVFTQNEQWNQIPVPKGEIYEWDDKSTYIANPPFFSNLGTQAGDIHDVKGARVLALLGDSVTTDHISPAGNIKADSPAGLYLTEHGVDKKDFNSYGSRRGNHEVMMRGTFANIRIRNQVAPGTEGGVTTYLPTDEVMSIYDASMKYQKSNTNLVVIAGKEYGTGSSRDWAAKGTFLLGVKAVIAESFERIHRSNLVGMGVLPLQFQPGQGWKTLGITGRETFEINGLSNDVTPGQTITVTAKREDGTSFEFPVVVRLDSMVDVDYYRNSGILQTVLRQMLAGQK, encoded by the coding sequence TTGTCCACCTTACCGTATCAAGTCCAAGCCGACCTGCAGTCGTCCGGGCAAACGTTCCGGTACTATCGTCTGCAGGCTCTGGAAGAACAAGGCCTGGGCCCCGTATCCAAACTTCCTTTCTCCATGAAAGTTCTGCTTGAAGCCGCCGTTCGCCAATTCGACGGCCGCGGCATCACGCTGGAACACATCAAGCAATTGGCCACTTGGGCCGAAGGCCGCGAAGACAAGGAAATCCCCTTGATTCCCGCGCGCATCGTTCTGCAAGACTTCACCGGCGTTCCCGTCGTCGTCGACTTGGCGGCCATGCGCGACACCGTGAAGCAAGCCGGCGGCGATCCGAAACGGATCAACCCGCTCGTGCCGGTCGATCTCGTTATCGACCACTCCGTCATGGTCGACGCTTTCGGCTCTCCCGAAGCGCTCAAGTACAACATGGACATCGAGTTCGAGCGCAACGAGGAACGCTACCGCTTCCTGCGTTGGGCGCAAACCGCGTTCGATAATTTCCGCGCCGTTCCTCCGGCAACCGGTATCGTCCACCAGGTCAACCTGGAGTACCTCGCTTCCGTCGCCGCGAAGAAGAACAAAGACGGCGTTACCGAAGTGTTCCCGGACTCCCTCGTCGGCACCGACTCCCACACGACCATGATCAACGGTCTGGGCGTCGTCGGCTGGGGCGTCGGCGGCATCGAAGCCGAAGCGTGCATGCTCGGCCAGCCGCTGTACTTCGTCATGCCGGAAGTCATCGGCTTCAAACTGACGGGCAAGCTTTCGGAAGGCGCAACCGCGACCGACCTCGCGCTGACCGTTACCGAAATCCTGCGCAAGAAGGGCGTCGTCGGCAAATTCGTCGAGTTTTTCGGCCCCGGACTTTCGAACATCACGCTCGCCGACCGCGCGACGGTCGCCAACATGGCGCCGGAATACGGCGCGACGATCGGTTTCTTCCCGGTGGACTCCGAAACGCTGAACTACCTGCGCCTCACCGGCCGCGACGACAAGCAAATCGAGCTCGTCGAAGCCTACTATAAAGCCAACGGCATGTTCCGCACGGACGAAACGCCGGATCCGGTCTTCACCGACGTCATCGAGCTCGACCTGTCGACGATCGTGCCGAGCTTGGCCGGCCCAAAACGCCCTCAGGACCGCGTCGAATTGACCGCCATGAAGAAGGCGTTCAACGACATCATCCGCACGCCGATCGACAAAGGCGGCTACGGCCTGTCCGACAGCAAAATCGACGAAACGGTCGAAGTCAAACACCCGAGCGGCCAAAGCAGCCGTTTCGGCACGGGCGCCGTCGTCATCGCCGCGATCACGAGCTGTACGAATACCTCCAACCCGAGCGTTATGCTGGGCGCGGGTCTCGTGGCCAAGAAAGCGGTCGAGCGCGGCCTGAAGAAACCGGGCTATGTCAAGAGCTCCTTGACGCCGGGTTCGCTCGTCGTCACCGACTACCTGACCAAAGCCGGCCTGCTGCCGTTCCTGGAGCAACTCGGCTTCCACGTCGCCGGCTACGGCTGCGCAACGTGTATCGGCAACTCCGGCCCGCTGCCGGACGAAGTCAGCCTGGCCATCGCCGAGAACGACATGACCGTCGCCGCCGTCCTGTCCGGTAACCGGAACTTCGAAGGCCGCGTCCATGCCCAAGTCAAAGCGAACTACCTCGCTTCCCCGCCGCTCGTCGTCGCTTACGCGCTCGCCGGCACGGTCAACATCGACCTGGCCAACGACCCGATCGGCTTCGACGGCAACAACCAGCCGGTGTACCTGAAGGACATCTGGCCGACGAACGAGGAAATCCAGCAAGCGATCGCGACGGCGCTCAACCCGGAAATGTTCCGCAGCAAATACGAGCACGTCTTCACGCAAAACGAGCAGTGGAACCAAATCCCCGTGCCGAAAGGCGAGATCTACGAGTGGGATGACAAGTCGACCTACATCGCCAACCCGCCGTTCTTCTCGAACCTGGGCACGCAAGCCGGCGACATCCACGATGTCAAAGGCGCTCGCGTGTTGGCGCTGCTCGGCGATTCCGTCACGACGGACCACATCTCCCCGGCCGGCAACATCAAAGCCGACAGCCCTGCGGGCCTGTACCTGACCGAGCACGGCGTCGACAAGAAAGACTTCAACTCCTACGGCTCCCGCCGCGGTAACCATGAAGTCATGATGCGCGGCACGTTCGCGAACATCCGGATCCGCAACCAAGTGGCTCCGGGCACGGAAGGCGGTGTCACGACCTACCTGCCGACCGACGAAGTGATGTCCATCTACGACGCATCGATGAAGTACCAGAAGAGCAACACGAACCTGGTCGTCATCGCCGGCAAAGAATACGGCACCGGAAGCTCGCGCGACTGGGCGGCCAAAGGAACGTTCCTGTTGGGCGTGAAAGCCGTCATCGCCGAAAGCTTCGAACGGATCCACCGCTCCAACCTCGTCGGCATGGGCGTTCTGCCGCTGCAATTCCAACCGGGCCAAGGCTGGAAAACGCTCGGCATCACCGGCCGCGAAACGTTCGAAATCAACGGCCTGTCCAACGACGTGACGCCGGGCCAGACGATTACCGTCACCGCCAAACGCGAAGACGGCACGTCGTTCGAATTCCCGGTCGTCGTCCGCCTGGACTCGATGGTCGACGTCGACTACTACCGCAACAGCGGCATCCTGCAAACGGTGCTGCGCCAAATGCTCGCCGGCCAGAAGTAA
- a CDS encoding amidase domain-containing protein, whose translation MPESHKKQADWKETLYGYVNAVNEAGLRGDPSALRAVPDALHRNRLSARLTETANREALLGIRTVRSEVRARIERHSENGKDVWADVSLHFVRSCEQLGVTWQEERVDRERLRFVSAGKEWRLDAAEPLAIEGRFRAVVPQPDDELEDLFERRDAMPSVPYINMNPRGRFQSRVYAGPGADGAYGYDPYRRGIPYRRAEAVAYAERWWNDPNPAYHNFEVNCTNYVSQCIFAGHAPMNYTGRRETGWWYQGMSNGREMWSFSWAVADSLQRYLGHPRSSGLRAEALGSPDGLQLGDVICYDWDGSGRFGHNTIVTAFAPDGSPLVNANTVASRHRYWDYRDSYAYTSRTRYRFFHIHDEF comes from the coding sequence GTGCCGGAATCGCATAAAAAGCAAGCGGACTGGAAGGAAACTTTGTACGGTTACGTGAATGCGGTGAACGAAGCGGGGCTCCGGGGGGATCCGTCCGCCCTGCGCGCGGTGCCGGACGCTCTCCACCGCAATCGGCTTTCGGCGCGCCTGACGGAAACGGCCAACCGGGAAGCCCTGCTTGGTATCCGCACGGTGCGCAGCGAAGTGCGTGCGCGGATCGAGCGCCATTCCGAAAACGGCAAGGACGTGTGGGCGGACGTCTCGCTTCATTTCGTGCGTTCTTGCGAGCAGCTCGGCGTCACCTGGCAAGAGGAACGCGTCGATCGGGAGAGGCTCCGTTTCGTTTCCGCCGGCAAAGAGTGGAGGCTCGATGCGGCGGAGCCGCTGGCGATTGAAGGGCGGTTCCGTGCGGTCGTCCCGCAGCCGGATGACGAGCTGGAAGATTTATTTGAGCGAAGGGACGCGATGCCATCCGTTCCTTATATTAATATGAACCCTCGCGGGCGCTTTCAGTCGAGGGTGTATGCGGGGCCGGGGGCGGACGGGGCCTACGGTTACGATCCTTACCGGAGGGGCATCCCGTATCGCCGTGCCGAGGCCGTCGCGTATGCCGAGAGATGGTGGAATGACCCGAATCCCGCCTACCATAATTTCGAAGTAAACTGCACGAACTACGTGTCCCAGTGCATCTTTGCAGGCCATGCGCCTATGAACTATACTGGGAGAAGGGAAACGGGCTGGTGGTACCAAGGCATGTCGAACGGCCGCGAAATGTGGAGTTTCAGCTGGGCCGTGGCCGACAGCCTGCAGCGGTATTTGGGGCATCCCAGAAGCAGCGGTCTCCGCGCGGAAGCGTTGGGTTCTCCCGACGGCCTGCAGCTCGGGGACGTGATTTGTTACGATTGGGACGGTTCCGGACGGTTCGGCCACAATACGATCGTGACCGCGTTCGCGCCGGACGGATCGCCGCTGGTCAACGCCAATACGGTCGCGAGCCGCCACCGCTACTGGGACTACCGGGATTCATACGCATATACCAGCAGAACCAGGTACCGTTTTTTCCACATCCACGACGAGTTTTAA
- a CDS encoding D-alanine--D-alanine ligase, translated as MGNKIRVGLVYGGRSGEHEVSLQTALAVLKAFDYGKYELIPFYITHSGQWRSGPLLQAPPAAVAELQFGGGAADGEAGAGAGYALQPVLRGMSESMLAEGEGAAGDGKPVDVMFPLLHGTFGEDGTIQGLFEMAGLPYVGAGVLASAVGMDKVAMKTMFAQAGLPQVGYRHFTRFGWKQDREARLDEIEELGYPCFVKPANLGSSVGVSKARNRDELAAAIEEALRFDRKVIVEEFVDAREIEVSVLGNDEPRASVPGEIRSSNEFYDYKAKYIDGKSEMEIPANLSQEVVDAVRSMAVRAFLAIDGSGLCRADFFLRRSDGALFINEVNTMPGFTPYSMYPLMWKETGVSYQELLDTLIRLALERYEEKQSIDYGGGN; from the coding sequence ATGGGGAACAAAATCCGCGTCGGCCTCGTATACGGAGGACGATCGGGAGAGCATGAAGTGTCGCTGCAGACCGCGCTGGCGGTTTTGAAGGCTTTCGATTACGGAAAATACGAACTGATTCCTTTTTATATCACGCATTCGGGACAATGGCGCTCGGGACCGTTGCTGCAGGCGCCTCCGGCGGCGGTGGCGGAGCTGCAATTCGGCGGAGGGGCTGCTGATGGCGAGGCCGGCGCGGGCGCGGGGTATGCGCTTCAGCCGGTGCTTCGCGGCATGTCGGAGAGCATGCTCGCCGAAGGCGAAGGGGCTGCGGGCGACGGGAAACCCGTCGACGTCATGTTCCCGCTGCTGCACGGCACGTTCGGGGAAGACGGGACGATCCAGGGTCTGTTCGAGATGGCCGGGCTGCCGTACGTCGGGGCGGGCGTTCTCGCTTCGGCGGTCGGGATGGACAAGGTCGCGATGAAAACGATGTTCGCGCAAGCCGGACTGCCCCAAGTTGGGTACCGCCACTTTACCCGGTTCGGCTGGAAACAAGACCGCGAGGCACGCTTGGACGAAATCGAGGAGCTCGGCTACCCGTGCTTTGTCAAGCCGGCCAACCTCGGCTCCAGCGTCGGCGTCTCCAAAGCGCGCAACCGCGATGAGCTGGCGGCCGCGATCGAAGAAGCGCTGCGGTTCGACCGCAAAGTCATCGTCGAGGAATTCGTCGACGCTCGGGAGATCGAGGTCAGCGTGCTCGGCAACGACGAGCCCCGCGCTTCGGTCCCCGGCGAGATCCGCAGCTCCAATGAATTCTACGATTACAAAGCCAAGTACATCGACGGCAAGTCGGAGATGGAAATCCCGGCGAACCTGTCGCAGGAGGTTGTTGATGCGGTTCGCTCGATGGCCGTGCGCGCCTTCTTGGCGATCGACGGCTCCGGCCTGTGCCGCGCCGACTTCTTCCTCCGCCGCAGCGACGGCGCGTTGTTCATCAACGAGGTGAACACGATGCCCGGCTTCACGCCGTACAGCATGTACCCGCTGATGTGGAAGGAAACCGGCGTCTCGTACCAGGAGCTGCTCGACACGCTCATCCGTTTGGCGCTCGAGCGCTACGAGGAGAAGCAGTCGATCGACTACGGCGGCGGGAATTAA
- the uvsE gene encoding UV DNA damage repair endonuclease UvsE, with product MIVRFGYVAMSVQLENASPSRTMTMATFSKLPDREAGLRRLEQIARENLHNTMRLLKHNRYMDVHVYRLTSKLIPLATHQDMSDWDPYTPLADDFAEVGAFALEHGIRLSFHPDHFTVLSTPRPEVYANSVRDLRHHVKMLEMMGLDEKATCNIHVGGTYGDKEAAGQRFIKQFNEIEEHITRRITLENDDKTFTAAETLDICEQVGAPMVLDLHHHAVNNPDNDRPEELWPRILKTWERNYGHSLPPKMHISSPKSESDPRGHADHVDSGPLVSFLLDIAPETPAIDVMIEAKRKDEALLRLMDDMRALESKGAPITVTGGASIEVQPRG from the coding sequence ATGATCGTCCGCTTCGGTTACGTCGCCATGTCCGTGCAGTTGGAAAACGCGTCGCCTTCCCGCACGATGACGATGGCGACGTTCTCCAAGCTGCCCGACCGGGAAGCCGGTTTGCGCCGCCTTGAGCAAATTGCCCGGGAAAACCTTCACAACACGATGCGCCTGCTGAAGCACAACCGCTACATGGACGTCCATGTTTACCGGCTGACGTCCAAACTCATTCCGCTCGCCACGCACCAGGATATGAGCGACTGGGACCCCTATACGCCGCTGGCCGACGACTTCGCGGAGGTAGGGGCTTTCGCGCTCGAACACGGCATCCGGCTTTCGTTCCATCCCGACCATTTTACGGTGCTGAGCACGCCCCGTCCCGAGGTGTACGCGAACTCGGTCCGCGATCTCCGCCACCATGTGAAAATGCTCGAAATGATGGGGCTGGACGAGAAGGCGACCTGCAATATCCACGTCGGAGGCACTTACGGGGATAAGGAAGCCGCCGGCCAGCGTTTTATCAAGCAATTCAACGAAATCGAAGAGCACATCACCCGCCGGATTACCCTCGAAAACGACGACAAAACCTTCACCGCCGCCGAGACGCTCGACATTTGCGAGCAAGTGGGCGCTCCTATGGTGCTGGACCTTCACCATCACGCGGTCAACAATCCGGACAACGATCGTCCGGAAGAGCTATGGCCTCGGATTCTCAAGACATGGGAGCGGAACTACGGCCACTCCTTGCCGCCCAAAATGCACATCTCCAGCCCCAAAAGCGAAAGCGACCCCCGCGGACACGCGGACCATGTCGACTCCGGACCCCTTGTGAGCTTCCTGCTAGACATCGCCCCGGAAACGCCCGCCATCGACGTGATGATCGAAGCCAAACGCAAGGATGAAGCGCTGCTGCGCCTCATGGACGACATGCGCGCGCTGGAGTCCAAAGGCGCTCCGATCACCGTCACGGGAGGGGCGAGCATCGAGGTTCAGCCTCGCGGATAA